GAGCGCCCAGCTTGGCCCATGGCGGGAAGCGGGGATCATTGGCCCTGGCGGCATGCCGGCAGAAGCGGCGTTCCCCGACCTATCCACGGTAGTTCCCCTCTCCCCAGAGCTGGGCGGGAGCCGGTTCGTGGCCTATCCCGTGCCGCTGAGCCTGCCGGCGGAGCTTCAGCTCGTGTTCTGCAGTGTGATGACGGAATACCGCCTAAAGGATGAGCTCCAGCCCGGCATAGCCATCCTGGCCGACGGCGAACTGCTGGCCTATCAGCAGGTAGCGCGCACGGGGAACCTCTCCTGGAATCCCTCGCCGGCCAGGGATGAGGCCGGCCATCTGTACCTGGCGTGGCCGGACACGCGCGGCCAAGGCCGCTATGACGTGTATATTGCCACCACGGCGCCGGCGCTGAAGGAAGCCATCCGCCGGCCGAACCAGGATGACATCCTGCTGGGAGCGGTGGCCTTCGGCTGGGGGATGCTGGCCGGCCTGACCACTTTCTTGCCTTTCCTGATGGTCATCCTGGTCTTTCCGCTGGCAGTGGTGGTGGGATATCATATTTTCGGCAGTCAGGAGGAACTGTCCGCGCCTGGGCCGCGCATTGTCCTGGTGGTGGCCGGCCTGCTGTACTATGCCGGCAAACTACTGATATTCTCCGCCCTGCTGTCTTTCCCGCCCTTCCGGGAGCTCCTGCCAGAGGGCCTGCGCTGGACGCTGGACTTCGGACTGCCGGCGCTGATCCTGGCGCTGGCCCTGCTGGCACTGCGTCAGTACCTCCGTCGGGCACAGCCGCCGCGGCTCTTCGCCGGCTTTCTCGTCTTCGTGCTCACCGACGCCCTACTGACGATGATGCTCTACGGGCCCGGGTTTTATGGATAGCAAGCAGGTGACAGTCACCTTCACGGTGACTGTCACCTGTTTTTGTAAAGGGGGATCAGGAGGCCGGCTGGGAAGCGGCCGGCGCCGCTTCCGCCTGCCCCAAACGCTGTTCCCGATAGCGGATCGCCGCCCGGATGAACCCTACGAACAGCGGGTGTGGGCGGTTGGGGCGCGATTTGAACTCCGGATGGAACTGACTGCCCACCATCCAGGGGTGATCTGCCAGCTCGGCAATCTCCACCAGCTTATCCCCCGGGGACACGCCCGAAAAGACCATGCCGCCCTTGCTGAGCATATCGCGGAAAGCGTTGTTCAGCTCAAAGCGGTGGCGGTGGCGCTCCATGACGACTTCCACATTGCCGTAGGCCTCCGCCGCTTTCGTGCCGGGCTTGAGGTAACAGGGATACACCCCCAGGCGCATGGTGCCGCCCATCTCGGCCAGATCGCGCTGGTCCGCCATCAAGTCAATGACCGGGTACGGGGTGGAGACGTCGAACTCAGTGCTGTTGGGCAGATCATTGCCGACGATGTGGCGCGCCAGCTCGATAACCATGACCTGCATGCCCAGGCACAGGCCGAGATAGGGGATTTTATGCTCGCGCGCGTAGCGAGCGGCTATAATTTTCCCCTCGATGCCGCGGTAGCCGAAGCCGCCGGGCACCACGATGCCGTCCAGCCCCTCCAGCACGCTCAGATCGCGCCGGCGCTCTAACTGCTCCGAATCGATCCAGCGGATCTGGACGTCGCGGTTGAGAGCGACGCCGGCATGCCTGAGCGCCTCCCGCACGCTGATGTAGGCGTCTTGGAGCTGGACATATTTCCCCACCAGGCCGACCTCGATCGGCGGCTTGGGGCGCTTGATCTCCTCCACCAGCGCGCGCCAGGCGCTCAAATCCGCCTCGCGCGCCGGCAGGCCCAGCTTCTTCACCAGCAGATCCCCCATGCCCAGCTCTTCCAACAGGACCGGCACCTCATAAACGGTCTCCGCCGTCAGCAGGGGGATGACCGCCTCCGGCTCTACGTCACAGAACAGGGCGATCTTCTCCCGCAGGCCGTCGTCCACCGGGTAATCCGAGCGCGCCACGATGATATCCGGCTGGATGCCGATACTGCGCAGTTCGCGCACGCTGTGCTGGGTCGGTTTGGTCTTCAGTTCGCCGGTGGCGCCGATATAGGGCAAAAATGTGACATGCACATAGAGGGTGTTTTCCCGCCCCACATCCTTGCGCATCTGGCGGATGGCCTCCAGGAAGGGCAGACCTTCGATGTCACCCACCGTGCCGCCCACTTCGACGATCTGGACGTCGGGCTGAAACTCCCGGGTGACCCGCCCAATACTCCATTTGATCTGATTGGTGATGTGCGGGATGACCTGGATGGTGCCGCCCAGGAAATCGCCGCGCCGCTCCTTGGCGATCACCTCCGCGTAAATCTGACCGGTGGTCACATTGGAGGAACGGGACAGGTTCTCGTCAATGAACCGCTCATAGTGGCCCAGGTCCAGGTCGGTTTCCGCGCCGTCCTCGGTGACGAACACCTCGCCGTGCTGATAGGGCGACATGGTGCCCGGGTCCACGTTGATGTAGGGGTCCAGTTTCT
This region of Anaerolineae bacterium genomic DNA includes:
- a CDS encoding CTP synthase; protein product: MTKYIFCTGGVVSSVGKGITVASIGRILKSRGFSVSVQKLDPYINVDPGTMSPYQHGEVFVTEDGAETDLDLGHYERFIDENLSRSSNVTTGQIYAEVIAKERRGDFLGGTIQVIPHITNQIKWSIGRVTREFQPDVQIVEVGGTVGDIEGLPFLEAIRQMRKDVGRENTLYVHVTFLPYIGATGELKTKPTQHSVRELRSIGIQPDIIVARSDYPVDDGLREKIALFCDVEPEAVIPLLTAETVYEVPVLLEELGMGDLLVKKLGLPAREADLSAWRALVEEIKRPKPPIEVGLVGKYVQLQDAYISVREALRHAGVALNRDVQIRWIDSEQLERRRDLSVLEGLDGIVVPGGFGYRGIEGKIIAARYAREHKIPYLGLCLGMQVMVIELARHIVGNDLPNSTEFDVSTPYPVIDLMADQRDLAEMGGTMRLGVYPCYLKPGTKAAEAYGNVEVVMERHRHRFELNNAFRDMLSKGGMVFSGVSPGDKLVEIAELADHPWMVGSQFHPEFKSRPNRPHPLFVGFIRAAIRYREQRLGQAEAAPAASQPAS